Proteins found in one Candidatus Binatia bacterium genomic segment:
- a CDS encoding enoyl-CoA hydratase-related protein — MANDAVLTEKRGRVLLITLNRPEARNAINSEAGRGLLAATKQLDEDAGLTAGVLTGAGKGFCSGMDLKAFLDGGMPEGFGEFLADGAKKPLIAAVEGFALAGGLEVALTCDLMVAAKGVRLGIPEVGVGLFAAGGALMRLPRRVPYAVAMEMALTADPITAEKAHELGLVARVAE, encoded by the coding sequence ATGGCCAACGATGCCGTTCTGACCGAGAAGCGTGGTCGTGTACTTCTGATCACGCTGAACCGCCCCGAAGCGCGCAACGCGATCAATAGCGAAGCGGGTCGAGGGCTCCTGGCCGCAACGAAGCAGCTCGACGAGGACGCCGGTCTCACCGCCGGCGTCCTCACGGGCGCTGGAAAAGGGTTCTGCTCTGGCATGGACCTGAAGGCGTTCCTCGATGGAGGCATGCCCGAGGGCTTCGGTGAGTTCCTCGCCGACGGAGCCAAGAAGCCGCTGATCGCCGCAGTCGAGGGCTTTGCCCTGGCCGGTGGGCTCGAGGTCGCTCTGACCTGTGACCTCATGGTCGCGGCGAAGGGCGTGCGGCTGGGCATCCCCGAAGTGGGTGTCGGCCTGTTCGCGGCCGGTGGGGCGCTCATGCGCCTGCCGAGGCGTGTCCCCTACGCCGTCGCGATGGAGATGGCCCTCACGGCCGATCCGATCACGGCGGAGAAGGCACACGAGCTGGGGCTCGTGGCGCGCGTCGCCGAG